From one Mytilus edulis chromosome 1, xbMytEdul2.2, whole genome shotgun sequence genomic stretch:
- the LOC139496520 gene encoding uncharacterized protein has product MMVHLLDVYGSCFVMLYILHHYGQVKSDMWDEKETYCSCWRSKAECSTNNRLVLEISLDNCTSSWLWEMKRPYQTTDFQYKVYLNESLIENNIVTCHRKKVPSCKVYLPKKTEITVTVAPFCRFVRCRPVKRIIGCYDDVYSNNRNELMASHKNEHSEPDETMIVIIVSALSLVAVILFAILIKRRADTLCKAMQESSFSEKLALNTTTQFDLSIPSAINHERSSETGTSCSKNSYNQAASHIAHPNQLIYSRNNVCQRTQEDNYYNSSQKHEHTIASPISKSEQELININFSSNL; this is encoded by the exons ATGATGGTACATCTTTTGGatgtatatggcagttgttttgtAATGTTATATATTCTACATCACTATGGACAAGTAAAATCTGATATGTGGG ATGAAAAAGAAACGTATTGTAGCTGTTGGAGATCAAAAGCAGAGTGTTCGACAAATAATAGATTGGTTCTAGAAATTTCTTTAGATAATTGTACATCTTCTTGGTTATGGGAAATGAAACGTCCATATCAAACAACAGATTTTCAATACAAAGTTTACCTTAACGAATCTCTTATTGAAAACAACATAGTAACTTGTCACAGGAAAAAG GTTCCATCTTGTAAGGTATACTTACCCAAAAAGACTGAGATAACCGTTACC GTTGCTCCTTTCTGTCGGTTTGTCCGTTGCCGTCCTGTAAAACGAA TTATAGGTTGCTATGACGATGTATATTCAAACAACCGGAATGAACTGATGGCTTCACACAAGAATGAGCATAGTGAACCAGATGAAACAATGATTGTGATTATCGTTTCTGCTCTTTCTTTGGTTGCAGTAATTCTTTTCGCAATTTTGATAAAAAGGC GAGCAGACACATTATGCAAAGCAATGCAAGAAAGTAGTTTTAGTGAAAAATTGGCATTAAACACGACCACACAATTTGATTTGTCAATACCTTCAGCAATTAATCATGAACGTTCTAGTGAAACTGGTACAAGCTGTTCTAAGAATTCATACAACCAAGCTGCCAGTCACATTGCACATCCTAATCAACTTATATATAGTCGAAATAATGTGTGTCAACGTACACAAGAGGACAATTATTATAATTCGTCACAAAAACATGAGCATACTATTGCCTCTCCTATTTCAAAATCCGAACAAGAATTAATTAACATAAATTTCTCTTCAAACTTATGA